In the Muricauda sp. MAR_2010_75 genome, one interval contains:
- a CDS encoding carboxypeptidase regulatory-like domain-containing protein, protein MKKFLILGVLLFMALTSAISQVTTSNIRGTVLDDQQEPLLGANVVAVHTPTGTRYGAITNEEGRYNLLNLRVGGPYEVTISYVGFKTNTQNDIFLTLGKTFNFDVVLVSDSQQLDEVVVVSDQSGTFGSDRTGAETSVGRRELTRLPTITRSTNDFTRLEPTASNGSFGGRNDQFNNFSLDGAIFNNPFGLDAAQPGGQTDANPISIDAIDQIQVTTAPYDVTQSGFTGASVNAVTKSGTNEFYGTVYGFYRNEDLTGGKIKGDDVFKADLSQTQYGISIGGPIVKNKLFFFANFEKDDRTDLGSAGFVPNRGTGSINESRVLASDFELVSNILSQVSIGDGQFYNPGRYEGFNFDQESTKGIFKLDWNINENNRLAIIYNFLDASKEKPAHPTALGFRGPNLSTLQFENAGYEINNKIQSVQLELNSTLSDEAINKLQVGYTHFDDFRNPKSSPAPTITLLDENGSSNYIIAGHEPFSIHNRLDQKVFQLTNNLNFFKGDHTFTVGFSFEKFEFDNSFNLGAYGAQGVFFPTGSIADFRDPNNEASLVAFYQDAFDAAIAADNALNTAGEGNLGGWALAETNVGQLAFYVQDEWNATENFKLTYGIRVDKPLYFDSSDKAQDVIDVAPAYVPDIPYQNPNNGETVFFDSTKMPTDDWLISPRVGFNWDVHGDNSFQLRGGSGIFTGRFPFVWLGNQIANPNVFFYQVVDPNFKWPQVWRSSLGADYRMENGIIITTDLSYSKDVNGPHVQNWGLLPPSETLQGVDNRPIYAADDLINNAYVFSNSDKGRIWNAVFKGQKTWDNGLYASLAYSYLNSKDVNSIEAEITGDAFAANAVSANANDDVLSYSRYGDTHRFIGVISKVFKTGTTVSTFFEYAQGGRFNYLYGGDINGDGSSINDLLYIPTAAEVGQMTFSGAGQAEAFEAFIQQDDYLSDHRGEYAERYGALAPWRGRWDLKVLQDIKLAPKNTLQLSLDVLNVGNLISSDWGVIDIPTNQQVLGVTVDDNNNPTYTFDPNLTETFSSDTSLLSRWQAQFGVRYIFN, encoded by the coding sequence ATGAAGAAATTCTTAATCTTGGGAGTGCTGCTCTTTATGGCACTTACTTCTGCAATTTCACAAGTTACTACCTCAAACATTAGGGGTACAGTACTTGATGACCAACAAGAACCATTATTGGGGGCCAATGTAGTGGCGGTACACACTCCAACCGGAACGCGGTATGGTGCCATTACCAACGAAGAAGGCCGCTATAATCTATTGAACTTGAGAGTAGGTGGCCCTTATGAAGTTACCATATCTTATGTGGGATTTAAAACCAATACCCAAAATGATATTTTCCTCACATTGGGGAAAACTTTCAATTTTGATGTGGTCTTGGTTTCGGACAGTCAACAACTGGATGAAGTGGTGGTCGTTTCCGATCAGTCCGGCACCTTTGGCAGTGACCGCACAGGTGCTGAGACCAGTGTTGGTCGCAGAGAATTGACCCGGTTGCCTACAATTACCAGGTCTACCAATGATTTTACACGTTTGGAACCCACGGCAAGCAATGGATCATTTGGAGGACGAAATGATCAATTCAATAATTTCTCTCTGGACGGAGCCATCTTCAATAACCCATTTGGATTGGATGCCGCCCAACCCGGAGGACAGACGGATGCCAACCCCATTTCCATAGATGCCATTGACCAGATTCAAGTGACCACGGCACCATATGATGTTACCCAATCTGGTTTTACGGGGGCTTCTGTAAACGCCGTTACTAAAAGTGGTACCAATGAATTCTATGGAACGGTGTATGGTTTTTATAGAAACGAAGACCTTACTGGAGGTAAAATAAAGGGTGATGATGTATTCAAGGCAGATTTGAGCCAAACCCAATACGGTATCAGTATTGGAGGGCCTATTGTAAAGAACAAATTGTTCTTCTTTGCCAACTTTGAAAAAGATGACCGAACCGATTTGGGAAGCGCAGGGTTTGTGCCCAACAGAGGAACCGGCAGTATTAACGAATCTAGGGTCCTGGCCTCGGATTTTGAACTAGTCTCCAATATTTTGAGTCAAGTTTCCATCGGAGATGGGCAATTTTACAACCCTGGAAGGTATGAAGGTTTCAATTTTGACCAAGAATCCACCAAAGGTATCTTCAAGTTGGATTGGAACATCAATGAAAATAACAGATTGGCCATCATCTATAATTTTTTGGATGCATCCAAAGAAAAACCAGCCCACCCAACCGCATTGGGCTTTAGAGGGCCTAATCTGTCCACCCTTCAGTTTGAAAATGCAGGATATGAGATCAACAACAAGATTCAGTCCGTTCAGTTGGAATTGAACTCAACACTTTCCGATGAGGCCATTAACAAACTACAGGTGGGCTATACCCATTTTGACGATTTCAGAAATCCAAAGTCAAGCCCAGCACCAACCATAACCTTATTGGATGAAAATGGAAGTTCCAATTACATCATAGCGGGTCACGAACCTTTCTCTATCCACAACCGGTTGGACCAGAAAGTATTTCAGTTGACCAATAACCTTAACTTTTTTAAAGGGGACCATACCTTCACTGTAGGATTCTCATTTGAAAAGTTCGAGTTTGACAACTCCTTCAACTTAGGGGCTTACGGAGCACAAGGGGTGTTTTTTCCAACGGGTTCCATTGCTGATTTCAGAGACCCCAATAACGAAGCTAGTCTAGTAGCCTTTTATCAAGATGCTTTTGATGCTGCAATCGCTGCAGACAATGCTTTAAATACAGCCGGGGAAGGAAACCTGGGAGGATGGGCCTTGGCGGAGACCAATGTAGGTCAGCTCGCCTTTTATGTACAGGACGAATGGAATGCCACGGAAAATTTTAAGCTCACCTATGGAATTCGAGTTGACAAACCGTTGTATTTTGATTCTTCGGATAAGGCCCAAGACGTTATCGATGTGGCTCCCGCCTACGTACCAGATATTCCCTATCAGAACCCTAATAATGGCGAAACAGTCTTCTTTGATTCCACTAAAATGCCTACAGACGATTGGTTGATTTCACCCAGAGTTGGATTCAACTGGGATGTTCATGGCGACAATTCATTCCAATTACGAGGTGGTTCCGGTATCTTTACGGGACGCTTCCCATTTGTATGGCTTGGAAATCAAATTGCCAATCCCAATGTGTTCTTTTATCAAGTGGTTGATCCTAATTTTAAATGGCCGCAGGTTTGGAGAAGTAGTTTAGGGGCCGATTATCGTATGGAAAATGGGATTATAATCACCACAGATTTGTCCTATTCCAAAGATGTAAACGGTCCGCATGTGCAAAACTGGGGACTTTTACCTCCCTCGGAAACGTTGCAAGGGGTGGACAACAGACCCATTTATGCCGCTGATGATTTGATCAATAATGCCTATGTGTTTTCCAACTCGGACAAAGGAAGAATATGGAATGCTGTGTTCAAGGGTCAAAAAACTTGGGATAATGGGCTTTATGCAAGTCTGGCATACAGTTACTTAAATTCAAAGGATGTAAACTCCATTGAAGCGGAGATTACGGGCGATGCCTTTGCGGCCAATGCCGTTTCGGCCAATGCCAATGATGATGTGCTTTCCTATTCCAGATATGGCGATACGCATCGATTTATTGGGGTAATTTCCAAAGTCTTTAAAACAGGAACCACCGTTTCCACCTTTTTTGAATATGCGCAAGGAGGTCGATTCAACTATTTGTATGGGGGTGACATCAATGGTGATGGATCCAGTATCAACGATTTGCTTTACATTCCCACTGCTGCTGAAGTTGGTCAAATGACCTTTAGTGGCGCCGGACAGGCGGAGGCCTTTGAAGCGTTCATCCAACAAGATGATTATTTAAGTGATCATAGAGGAGAGTATGCTGAACGTTATGGTGCGTTGGCTCCTTGGCGTGGTCGGTGGGATTTAAAAGTACTTCAGGATATAAAACTGGCCCCAAAGAACACCTTACAATTGAGTTTGGATGTGTTGAATGTGGGAAATTTAATCAGCTCGGATTGGGGTGTGATCGATATTCCCACCAACCAACAGGTTTTGGGGGTTACTGTGGATGACAATAATAATCCAACCTATACATTTGACCCCAACTTAACGGAAACTTTTAGTTCGGACACCAGTTTATTGTCCAGATGGCAAGCACAATTTGGTGTACGTTATATCTTCAACTAG
- a CDS encoding DUF4168 domain-containing protein — MRFLKPIKTLFVCLLTLGVSLFSSLNAQEQVEVTDAELNKIASAFQDIQKVNMEAQEKVMEMVKNNGFQVERFNEMYQASASPEKTVDATDDEKKRFGKLISEIQELQVGFTEQIEEIISNEGMSIERYQAIAMALQTDSELQGRLKNKLEQ; from the coding sequence ATGAGATTTTTGAAACCAATTAAAACACTGTTTGTTTGTCTTTTAACCCTTGGCGTGAGTCTATTTTCATCACTTAATGCCCAAGAACAAGTTGAAGTGACCGATGCCGAATTGAACAAGATTGCGTCTGCTTTTCAGGATATCCAAAAAGTGAACATGGAGGCTCAAGAAAAAGTAATGGAAATGGTTAAAAATAACGGTTTTCAAGTAGAGAGGTTCAATGAAATGTACCAAGCTTCAGCGTCACCAGAAAAAACTGTAGATGCCACAGACGATGAAAAGAAAAGATTTGGAAAACTAATCAGCGAAATACAGGAGTTGCAAGTTGGCTTCACTGAGCAAATCGAGGAAATCATCAGCAATGAAGGCATGAGCATTGAACGCTACCAGGCCATAGCCATGGCATTGCAGACCGACAGTGAACTTCAGGGCCGTTTGAAAAATAAATTAGAGCAATAA
- the rplI gene encoding 50S ribosomal protein L9, producing the protein MELILKEDVQDLGFKDDIVSVKNGYGRNFLIPQGLATLATPSAKKVLAENLKQRAHKEKKIIDAATKTAEALKQLEIRIPAKVGAGDKLFGSVTTIDLAAALDKEGHQIDRKFINIKGGAIKRVGPYEAIIRLHREVVVEFPFEVIAEAK; encoded by the coding sequence ATGGAACTTATTCTAAAAGAAGATGTACAGGATTTGGGATTTAAAGATGATATCGTTTCCGTAAAAAACGGTTACGGCAGAAACTTTTTGATCCCTCAAGGTTTGGCCACTTTGGCCACGCCATCTGCCAAAAAGGTTTTGGCGGAAAACCTAAAGCAAAGAGCCCACAAAGAGAAGAAAATCATTGATGCGGCCACTAAAACAGCGGAAGCCCTAAAACAATTGGAAATCCGTATCCCAGCCAAGGTTGGTGCAGGTGATAAATTGTTTGGTTCCGTAACCACAATCGACCTTGCCGCCGCTTTGGACAAAGAAGGACACCAAATTGATAGAAAGTTTATCAATATTAAAGGTGGGGCCATTAAAAGGGTAGGACCTTATGAGGCCATCATCAGGCTTCACAGAGAAGTAGTTGTTGAATTTCCTTTTGAAGTTATCGCTGAGGCCAAATAA
- the rpsR gene encoding 30S ribosomal protein S18, whose protein sequence is MASIEQQAKSKKDGEIRYLTPLNIETSKQKKYCRFKKSGIKYIDYKDPDFLMKLVNEQGKLLPRRLTGTSLKYQRKVAQAVKRARHLALMPYVGDMLK, encoded by the coding sequence ATGGCATCTATTGAACAACAAGCAAAGTCAAAAAAAGACGGGGAAATCAGATATTTGACCCCGCTTAACATAGAGACCAGCAAGCAAAAAAAGTATTGCAGGTTCAAAAAATCTGGTATCAAGTATATTGATTATAAAGACCCAGACTTCTTGATGAAGTTGGTAAACGAGCAAGGAAAATTGCTTCCCAGAAGACTTACGGGAACTTCCTTGAAATACCAAAGAAAAGTGGCACAGGCCGTTAAGCGTGCACGCCACCTAGCGTTAATGCCGTACGTTGGCGATATGTTAAAATAA
- the rpsF gene encoding 30S ribosomal protein S6 produces the protein MNHYETVFILNPVLSETQIEETVKKFEDFLIKNGAKMVSKEDWGLKKLAYPIQHKKSGFYHLFEFQAPGEAIGPYELEFRRDERVMRFLTVKLDKHAIAWAEKRRTKLKANA, from the coding sequence ATGAACCATTACGAAACTGTTTTCATTTTAAATCCCGTTCTGTCTGAAACGCAGATAGAGGAAACAGTCAAGAAATTTGAGGATTTCTTGATTAAGAATGGTGCCAAAATGGTCTCCAAGGAAGATTGGGGACTTAAAAAGTTGGCCTATCCCATTCAGCACAAAAAAAGTGGTTTTTACCACTTATTTGAATTTCAAGCTCCCGGTGAGGCCATTGGTCCATACGAGTTGGAGTTTAGGAGAGATGAGCGCGTTATGCGTTTCTTGACCGTTAAGTTGGACAAGCATGCAATTGCTTGGGCAGAAAAGAGAAGAACCAAATTAAAAGCAAACGCATAG
- a CDS encoding LytTR family DNA-binding domain-containing protein — MKLKSIIVDDSSMQRMAVAKLVNNHPHLALVAEYSNAIEAKNGLKNHEVDLIFLDVEMPIISGFDLLEALENPPQVILITGKPDYALKAFDYDVTDYLHKPITLARFEASVKRAVAKYEQMNRVDEDEEHIFVKSNLKKRKVILNDIKWIEALGDYIKLVTDEANIVILSTMKSFEKQLPADKFLRIHKSYIVNLEKIEKFNSKNVEVGGRQIPLSRNKKTELAEALANV; from the coding sequence ATGAAATTAAAAAGTATAATTGTAGACGATTCCTCCATGCAGCGTATGGCCGTTGCAAAATTGGTCAACAATCATCCACATCTTGCTTTGGTTGCTGAGTACAGCAACGCCATTGAAGCTAAAAATGGCCTAAAGAACCATGAAGTCGATTTGATTTTCTTGGATGTTGAAATGCCCATTATCAGTGGGTTTGACCTTTTAGAGGCCCTAGAGAACCCACCACAGGTGATCCTAATTACAGGTAAACCTGACTATGCACTTAAAGCCTTTGACTACGACGTAACCGATTACCTTCACAAACCCATCACTTTAGCCCGCTTTGAAGCCTCTGTAAAAAGAGCTGTGGCCAAATACGAGCAAATGAATCGTGTTGATGAGGATGAAGAGCACATTTTTGTAAAGAGCAACCTTAAAAAACGCAAGGTTATCTTAAACGATATTAAATGGATTGAGGCATTGGGAGATTATATTAAGTTGGTGACAGACGAGGCCAACATTGTAATCCTTTCCACCATGAAATCTTTCGAAAAGCAATTGCCGGCCGATAAATTTCTACGTATCCATAAATCTTATATTGTGAATCTGGAGAAGATTGAGAAATTCAACAGTAAAAATGTTGAAGTAGGGGGAAGACAGATTCCATTGAGTAGAAACAAGAAGACTGAGTTGGCCGAAGCATTGGCCAATGTATAA
- the priA gene encoding primosomal protein N': MDYFLDVVLPIPLERLFTYSITSQEAVFLQPGMRVAVPFGKSKIYTALVHKVHSNAPTAYEAKEIYQILDETPLVNPFQLKHWEWIAHYYMCTLGEVIRSALPSAFLLESETLVMPNKEVEVDEMELKDDEFLVYEALQHQTALKIGEISDIVDKKHVLSLINRLVQKGVVNQKEELYEQYKPKLVRYVKLSEVYDDEAQLEALLNELSRAPKQSQVVLSLFQIRTKNNKPIPIEDLERESGASRAVIKALIDKDILEEYQIRKDRVDYQEESSASENIGLNEHQTKALEDITSGFEQNRPVLLHGVTSSGKTEVYVKLIQQCLEEGKQALYLLPEIALTSQLINRLRLYFGHKVSVYHSKYSIHERVEVWNNVLAQAEKAQIVIGARSSLFLPFSNLGLVVVDEEHEGSFKQFDPAPRYHARDAAIVLASLHKADVILGSATPSIESMDNAKKGKYGYASIQHRYGDVLMPDINLVDIKEATRKKRMKGHFSEILLKAIEEALEEGEQVILFQNRRGFAPVVECTTCGHVAQCPNCDVSLTFHQQRNQLRCHYCGYHMALQQACLACGSATLDNKGFGTEQIQEELNQLFPKVSVGRMDLDTTRGKYAYEKIISAFENQEMDILVGTQMVTKGLDFRNVSLVGIMNADSMLNFPDYRAHERSFQMLTQVAGRAGRTQKRGKVLIQTYNPHHQILQQVTTNNYGKMFAEQVYEREQFKYPPVVRIIKVTLKARDFNTLNEAAQWMAGSLRNVLRIPVLGPEYPPIARIRRDYLKNILIKIPKQQSLAQTKNSIKRIEKSFNAISKYKSVRLVYNVDHI; this comes from the coding sequence ATGGATTATTTTCTGGATGTTGTACTGCCTATTCCACTGGAACGCCTTTTCACGTACAGCATTACCTCACAGGAAGCAGTTTTTTTACAGCCCGGAATGCGTGTGGCTGTTCCCTTCGGTAAATCCAAGATTTACACCGCTTTGGTGCATAAAGTCCATAGCAATGCCCCAACAGCTTACGAGGCCAAGGAGATTTATCAGATTTTGGATGAAACACCTCTTGTAAATCCTTTTCAGCTAAAACATTGGGAATGGATTGCCCACTATTATATGTGCACTTTAGGCGAGGTGATTCGGAGTGCCCTGCCCAGTGCCTTTCTATTGGAAAGTGAAACCTTGGTAATGCCCAACAAAGAAGTTGAGGTTGATGAAATGGAGCTGAAAGACGATGAGTTTTTGGTCTATGAGGCCCTTCAGCACCAAACCGCATTGAAGATTGGGGAAATCAGTGACATTGTCGATAAAAAACATGTACTCTCCTTGATCAACCGATTGGTGCAAAAAGGGGTGGTGAACCAAAAAGAGGAACTGTACGAGCAGTACAAACCCAAACTGGTTCGATACGTAAAGCTTTCTGAAGTGTATGATGATGAGGCCCAACTGGAAGCACTGCTCAATGAGCTTTCCCGAGCGCCGAAACAAAGTCAAGTAGTACTTTCCCTTTTTCAGATACGGACTAAAAACAACAAACCCATTCCCATTGAAGACCTTGAAAGAGAAAGCGGTGCTTCCAGAGCCGTGATCAAGGCACTTATTGATAAAGATATTCTTGAGGAATATCAGATTAGAAAGGATCGGGTTGATTATCAAGAAGAATCCTCAGCATCAGAGAACATTGGTTTAAACGAACATCAAACCAAAGCGCTTGAAGATATCACCTCTGGATTTGAACAGAACAGACCCGTGCTACTGCATGGCGTCACTTCGTCAGGGAAGACCGAGGTGTATGTAAAACTCATTCAGCAGTGCTTGGAGGAGGGGAAGCAGGCCCTTTACCTACTGCCTGAAATTGCACTGACCTCCCAATTGATCAATCGACTTCGGCTTTATTTTGGGCATAAGGTATCGGTGTATCACTCAAAATACAGTATTCATGAACGGGTGGAGGTCTGGAACAACGTTTTGGCGCAGGCCGAAAAGGCCCAGATTGTCATTGGTGCCCGTTCTTCCCTGTTCTTGCCTTTTTCCAATTTGGGGTTGGTGGTGGTGGATGAGGAACACGAAGGTTCCTTCAAACAATTTGACCCAGCACCAAGGTATCATGCCCGGGATGCGGCCATTGTTTTGGCTTCCCTGCATAAGGCTGATGTAATTCTGGGCTCGGCTACCCCCAGCATAGAAAGCATGGACAATGCCAAAAAAGGCAAATATGGGTATGCGTCCATTCAACATAGGTATGGAGATGTGCTGATGCCGGACATCAATTTGGTCGATATTAAAGAGGCCACACGAAAAAAGCGCATGAAAGGTCATTTTTCAGAAATTCTACTCAAGGCTATCGAAGAGGCTTTGGAAGAAGGGGAGCAAGTGATTCTTTTTCAAAACAGAAGGGGATTTGCCCCCGTGGTCGAGTGTACCACCTGTGGACATGTGGCCCAATGTCCCAATTGTGATGTTAGTTTGACATTCCATCAACAGAGAAATCAACTGCGATGTCATTACTGCGGTTATCATATGGCCCTGCAACAAGCTTGTTTGGCCTGTGGGAGTGCCACTTTGGACAATAAAGGATTTGGAACGGAACAGATTCAGGAGGAACTGAACCAACTTTTTCCTAAAGTATCGGTGGGCCGGATGGATTTGGACACCACCCGAGGGAAATATGCCTATGAAAAAATCATTTCAGCCTTTGAAAACCAAGAGATGGATATTTTGGTGGGTACGCAAATGGTCACTAAGGGATTGGACTTTAGGAATGTGAGTCTAGTGGGTATCATGAATGCAGACTCCATGTTGAATTTTCCGGATTACCGGGCGCATGAACGCAGTTTTCAAATGTTGACCCAGGTGGCGGGTAGGGCAGGGCGTACCCAAAAGAGGGGTAAGGTACTTATTCAGACCTACAATCCGCACCATCAAATATTGCAACAGGTTACTACGAACAATTACGGAAAAATGTTTGCCGAGCAGGTTTACGAACGGGAACAATTTAAATATCCACCTGTGGTGCGCATTATTAAAGTGACTTTGAAGGCTAGGGATTTCAATACATTGAACGAAGCTGCCCAATGGATGGCCGGCTCATTGCGGAATGTATTGCGAATACCTGTTTTAGGCCCCGAATATCCCCCTATTGCCAGAATTCGGAGGGATTACCTCAAGAACATATTGATTAAGATACCGAAGCAACAATCATTGGCACAAACAAAAAATAGCATTAAACGGATTGAGAAATCCTTTAATGCTATTTCCAAGTATAAAAGTGTAAGACTGGTCTACAATGTGGACCACATTTAA
- a CDS encoding DUF2147 domain-containing protein: MKKGKMFNKRFLLPISILFIQIAFGQTVVGKWKTVDDRSGIEKAIVHIYKEDGLLQGRIVKILEKGKEDAICSKCDDEFKDKPILGLHIFQDLKKNNKNEYKGNEMLDPENGIKFRGKIWLDPDNDNQLKVRGYLVFLYRTQTWYRVKE; encoded by the coding sequence ATGAAAAAAGGCAAGATGTTCAATAAACGGTTTTTGTTGCCCATATCTATCCTGTTTATTCAGATTGCATTTGGTCAAACTGTGGTCGGAAAATGGAAAACGGTGGATGACCGAAGCGGAATAGAAAAGGCTATTGTCCACATCTATAAGGAAGATGGATTATTGCAGGGGAGAATAGTGAAAATCTTGGAAAAAGGTAAGGAAGACGCCATTTGCTCAAAATGTGATGATGAATTCAAGGATAAGCCTATTTTGGGGCTGCATATTTTTCAAGACCTTAAGAAAAATAACAAAAATGAATACAAGGGTAATGAGATGTTGGACCCGGAAAATGGTATAAAATTCAGGGGCAAAATATGGTTGGATCCTGATAACGACAACCAATTGAAGGTCCGAGGCTATTTGGTTTTTTTGTACCGCACGCAAACGTGGTACCGAGTTAAGGAGTAA
- a CDS encoding YihY/virulence factor BrkB family protein, with amino-acid sequence MSKVIEDQLEKIPVINWMVRLMKKVKLKAFEGLSLYDLIEMYLLGIFRGALSTRASSIAFSLFMALFPLLIFLVTMIPFVIPYVRVGNENFDAQFLVFLESFLPSATGDYFGDIYQQIKDQKQGGLLSSAFLVSIFLMANGVNAIFGGFENSYHVELTRNFFRQYAYAFMVGLILSILLIVGAVAFVYFEFYIVGYTNEYLGNTFGYDVEKGDTLGIQIAKVAFFMCLSYFTTAILYYFGTAEGRKARFFSAGALMTTLLFLLTSYLFGIYVEKFARYNELYGALGGLLILMVFIWLNSNILLLGFELNATLNSLKKQHEKRQDVQ; translated from the coding sequence ATGTCCAAAGTTATAGAAGACCAGTTGGAAAAGATACCGGTCATCAATTGGATGGTACGGTTGATGAAAAAGGTAAAGCTCAAAGCTTTTGAAGGGCTCTCTCTATATGATTTGATAGAAATGTATCTATTGGGGATTTTTCGCGGAGCCTTGTCCACTCGGGCCAGTTCCATTGCTTTCAGCTTGTTTATGGCACTGTTTCCTCTACTGATTTTTTTGGTAACCATGATTCCGTTTGTGATTCCTTATGTTCGGGTTGGAAATGAGAATTTTGACGCCCAATTCCTGGTGTTTTTAGAATCGTTTTTGCCATCCGCTACAGGAGATTATTTTGGGGATATTTACCAACAGATCAAAGATCAAAAACAAGGAGGGTTGTTATCATCAGCCTTTCTGGTTTCCATTTTTTTAATGGCCAATGGCGTAAATGCCATTTTTGGAGGGTTTGAAAACTCATACCATGTAGAACTCACCCGGAATTTTTTTCGTCAATATGCTTATGCTTTTATGGTGGGATTGATTCTTTCCATCCTCTTGATTGTTGGAGCCGTGGCTTTTGTTTATTTTGAGTTTTATATTGTTGGCTATACGAACGAATACCTTGGAAATACCTTTGGGTATGATGTGGAAAAAGGGGACACCCTCGGTATCCAGATAGCCAAAGTGGCCTTCTTTATGTGCCTCTCCTATTTTACCACGGCCATCTTGTATTATTTTGGGACCGCTGAAGGCAGAAAGGCACGGTTCTTTTCTGCAGGTGCACTGATGACAACACTTTTGTTTTTGCTGACCTCATATCTCTTTGGGATCTATGTGGAAAAGTTTGCCAGATATAACGAACTTTATGGAGCCTTGGGGGGATTGTTGATTTTGATGGTTTTCATTTGGTTGAATTCCAATATTCTCCTATTGGGATTTGAGCTCAATGCAACCCTTAATTCTTTAAAAAAACAGCATGAAAAAAGGCAAGATGTTCAATAA
- the nadC gene encoding carboxylating nicotinate-nucleotide diphosphorylase has product MISEEQFQNELDLIIANAIREDVGDGDHSSLACIPASATGKAKLLVKDDGIIAGVAFAKQVFHNVDPELDVEVLISDGSPVKYGDIVFYVAGSSQSILKAERLVLNAMQRMSAIATKTKQYVNLLEGTETKILDTRKTTPGIRALEKWAVKIGGGENHRFALYDMIMLKDNHIDFAGGITKAIQKTQQYLKDQQKNLKIIVEARNLDEVQEILQSQGVYRILLDNFNYDDTRKAVKMIGNQCLTESSGGINEDTIRKYAECGVDYISSGALTHSVHNMDLSLKAV; this is encoded by the coding sequence ATGATATCCGAAGAACAATTTCAAAACGAACTTGATTTGATTATTGCCAACGCTATTCGAGAAGATGTTGGTGACGGCGATCATAGCTCCTTGGCCTGTATTCCTGCCTCAGCAACCGGAAAGGCAAAACTGTTGGTCAAAGACGATGGCATAATCGCTGGTGTTGCATTTGCAAAGCAAGTGTTTCATAATGTAGACCCAGAACTAGATGTAGAAGTGCTCATTTCTGATGGAAGTCCAGTCAAATACGGAGATATTGTTTTTTATGTGGCAGGAAGTTCCCAAAGTATTTTAAAAGCCGAACGATTAGTCTTAAATGCCATGCAAAGGATGAGTGCCATTGCCACCAAGACCAAACAATACGTGAATCTTTTGGAAGGAACAGAGACAAAAATATTGGACACCCGAAAAACCACACCCGGCATAAGGGCATTGGAGAAATGGGCCGTAAAGATTGGAGGAGGGGAGAACCACCGATTCGCACTGTACGATATGATCATGCTCAAGGACAATCATATTGACTTTGCAGGAGGTATCACCAAGGCTATCCAAAAGACCCAACAATACTTGAAAGACCAACAAAAAAACCTAAAAATTATCGTTGAAGCACGGAATTTGGATGAAGTTCAAGAAATTCTGCAATCCCAAGGGGTATACCGGATTTTGTTGGACAATTTTAATTATGACGATACCAGAAAAGCGGTTAAGATGATAGGTAACCAATGCCTTACGGAGTCATCAGGAGGGATTAATGAAGATACCATACGGAAATATGCAGAGTGTGGGGTGGATTACATTTCTTCTGGAGCGCTAACACATTCCGTACACAATATGGACCTAAGTTTAAAAGCGGTATAA
- the rlmH gene encoding 23S rRNA (pseudouridine(1915)-N(3))-methyltransferase RlmH, with the protein MQITLIAIGKTDSVDLEQLISIYEKRLQHYIKFQFQIIPDIKNSKNLSETQQKDKEGELILAQLQPSDALILLDEKGKQYTSVEFSQFLQKKMNSGIKNLVLAIGGPYGFSEAVYERANGKISLSKMTFSHQMVRLFLVEQLYRGFTILRNEPYHHE; encoded by the coding sequence ATGCAGATTACCTTGATTGCCATTGGAAAAACGGATAGTGTTGATCTAGAACAACTTATCTCGATTTACGAGAAGCGGCTGCAACATTATATAAAGTTCCAGTTTCAAATTATTCCCGATATTAAAAACAGTAAAAATCTTTCCGAAACCCAACAAAAGGATAAGGAAGGTGAACTGATTTTGGCCCAACTCCAACCTTCGGACGCCCTAATTCTTCTTGATGAAAAAGGAAAACAATACACTTCAGTTGAATTTTCCCAATTCCTGCAAAAAAAGATGAATAGTGGTATCAAAAACCTGGTTTTGGCGATTGGAGGGCCGTATGGTTTCAGTGAAGCGGTATACGAAAGGGCCAACGGAAAAATAAGCCTTTCCAAAATGACTTTTTCCCATCAAATGGTACGTTTGTTTCTTGTGGAACAGCTCTACCGGGGGTTCACCATTTTACGGAACGAACCGTATCATCACGAATGA